One window of Tindallia californiensis genomic DNA carries:
- a CDS encoding RNA-directed DNA polymerase — MNTPRQVERGKEFKNVFTKPNIKNAWKNYVRQGLRSQSVLDLHDYLDFHRYHDEIADSLINQIIEGDYKTKNNYIIKMEKKHGVCRHLPIPSPEDALVLQTIVEELAPDIKANEPSKRAYYSRSHTGFKSEANIDESFPYTWLELWPEFQKRIYEFSTSYNYIVITDIANYFDNISFRHLRNIVSSLDKFSESLIDLMFLLLESLVWRPDYLPLTGVGLPQINFDAPRLLAHALLFEIDRYMDGQTEGEFVRWMDDIDFPTDNVDRGKKILSDLDELLLTRGIRLNLGKTEILSSEQAKEYFLPDENRYLTVLKNSIERKKSSSRSISHERMLLKKRFKNFLKKKRIGRWEKVFARYYSMAGYVEDDFLTKYVSEQLNSKPGLRISIVRYYTILGFSKRRFKQLKEFLLSDHCIDDVSTFSVCKCFVEWEISHKSKYRAEFVSVAKIISSRCPTSFIGAIWIISKYGNENDLIDIINKNSTKWKNHSFVARQVAAVTPLIINDIDTKNRIIDEITKSGQLDALRVISNLSDLRKSLPMASVDKMYLTKIGENKPYPLSKFIIAYNVIANDSLSITERRNLFLEVDALVNDKIYKDKLKGIILKHLP; from the coding sequence ATGAATACACCTAGGCAAGTAGAAAGAGGAAAAGAGTTTAAGAATGTATTTACGAAACCGAACATTAAAAATGCTTGGAAAAATTATGTAAGACAAGGGTTAAGAAGTCAAAGTGTATTAGATTTACATGATTACCTTGACTTTCATAGGTATCACGATGAAATAGCCGATAGTTTAATTAATCAGATAATCGAGGGAGATTATAAAACTAAAAATAATTATATTATAAAGATGGAGAAAAAACATGGGGTATGCAGACATCTGCCGATACCCTCACCTGAAGATGCATTGGTATTACAAACCATTGTTGAGGAGTTAGCTCCAGATATTAAGGCGAATGAACCATCTAAGCGAGCATACTATAGTAGAAGCCATACAGGTTTTAAGTCTGAGGCTAATATAGATGAGAGTTTTCCATACACTTGGTTGGAGTTGTGGCCAGAGTTTCAAAAAAGAATTTATGAATTTAGTACCAGTTATAATTATATTGTAATCACAGATATTGCAAACTATTTTGATAACATTTCATTCAGGCACCTTAGAAATATAGTTTCTAGCCTTGATAAATTTTCAGAAAGTTTAATAGATTTAATGTTTTTACTACTAGAATCGCTAGTCTGGAGACCTGATTATTTACCTTTGACAGGTGTTGGCTTACCACAGATTAATTTTGATGCACCTAGATTGCTTGCGCATGCCTTGCTTTTTGAAATTGATCGCTACATGGATGGACAGACGGAAGGTGAATTCGTAAGGTGGATGGATGACATCGACTTCCCAACTGACAATGTTGATAGAGGAAAGAAAATACTAAGTGATCTTGATGAGTTGTTACTAACACGAGGCATAAGATTAAACCTTGGAAAAACAGAAATTCTCAGTTCTGAACAAGCAAAGGAGTACTTTTTACCAGATGAAAATAGATATTTAACTGTTTTAAAAAATTCTATCGAGAGGAAAAAATCATCTAGTAGGAGCATCTCTCATGAAAGAATGCTTTTAAAGAAGAGGTTTAAAAACTTTCTTAAGAAAAAACGTATAGGTAGATGGGAGAAAGTTTTTGCTAGATATTACTCTATGGCTGGATATGTTGAAGATGATTTTTTAACAAAGTATGTATCAGAGCAGTTGAATAGTAAGCCAGGGTTGAGAATCTCGATTGTTAGATACTATACAATCTTAGGATTTAGCAAAAGAAGATTTAAACAACTAAAAGAATTTTTATTAAGCGATCATTGTATTGATGATGTGTCAACATTTTCAGTGTGTAAATGCTTTGTAGAATGGGAAATTTCACACAAATCCAAATATAGGGCGGAATTTGTAAGTGTAGCTAAAATAATATCATCAAGATGCCCAACGAGCTTTATTGGTGCAATATGGATAATTTCAAAATATGGTAATGAAAATGATTTAATTGATATTATTAACAAAAATTCGACGAAATGGAAAAACCACTCTTTTGTTGCTAGGCAAGTAGCTGCAGTAACACCCTTGATTATTAATGACATCGATACTAAAAATAGAATTATTGACGAAATTACAAAATCTGGGCAATTAGATGCATTAAGAGTTATATCTAATTTGAGTGATTTAAGAAAAAGTCTTCCTATGGCATCTGTAGATAAAATGTATTTGACTAAGATAGGTGAAAACAAGCCGTATCCACTATCTAAATTTATAATTGCATATAATGTTATAGCAAATGATTCTCTATCAATTACTGAAAGAAGAAATCTCTTTCTTGAAGTTGATGCTTTAGTTAACGATAAAATTTATAAAGATAAACTAAAAGGGATAATTCTAAAACACCTCCCGTGA